From the genome of Acropora muricata isolate sample 2 unplaced genomic scaffold, ASM3666990v1 scaffold_460, whole genome shotgun sequence:
TCTGCAATGTTAAATTTACTCTCGCACCAATACCAATCCTCGATGTTGGTTCCTCCCTGAATTTCACCGATTCGTGTAGCGACGAAGGTGTTGAAACCGTAGGAGCTTTTCTGTATCATTGCGTGTACTATCTGAGAGTCGACTACGTAGTAGCACTTCTCAAAAGTGTATCTACATTCTTTAGCGATGAAGGATTTAAGCCGCTTACTTAACACTGCTCCACACAGTTCTATCTTGTCGATGGACATTTTTTTGATTGGTGCAAGACGATTTTTAGAAACAATCAAATTGCACGCAAACCCTCCGCCCTGTCGCTGCCATCGTACATACGCGCAGGATCCGTAAGCGTCCTCTGAAGCGTCACAGAAGATAATAAGAACAGGATTGCAAATTGCGTCTGAAGGCTTTAAACATCTctcaaatttgacttgattcatTTCAGGTAATTCATGAAAGAACGCTGACCATTGTTGTTTATTATCTTCTGGTATCGGATCGTCCCAATCGAGCTTTTCGCTATGTGCCCATAAATGTCGCATCAAGATTTTGGCCCGCACTGTAAAGGGTCCTGCCAGTCCTAGAGGGTCGTACATACTGTTGACTTGTGATAGGATCATCCGCTTCGTAAGTGGTGGTGTGAGTTTCGAATTATCATTAGTATTGTCTTTCTGTACTTTACGTTTCCCATTCGAAAGAAGTTAAGCTTTGCGGAAAAGCACAAATGGTCTGTGTTCGGGTCCCAATTGACTCCTAGCACCTTTTCGGTCGCTACGTTTGGCTCATTCGGTATAGACTTTTTACCATTGCTTGTACGAGAATAGATCCATTCTTTCAGTTTAAAACTGCCTTTAATGATTAAGGTCTCTATGTTCTGCATTAATTTCTGGGCATTGGGAAGGTCCGTGGTACTTTCTATAATGTCATCCATATATGTGTTGTCTTTCACGATTTTTGCAGCAGCAGGATATTGCTCACTTCCCATCTCGGCTGTCTTGCGCAAGGCCATCGTAGCGATGGTTGCAGAGGGCTTATCTCCGAATGAAAGTCTTTGTATCACATAGGTGTCGGGTGCTTTGTCGGTGACCATGTCCCTCCATAAAACCGGTGTGTGTGTTGATCTAGTACTGTTGTTTTAACGGTATGGTACATCTTCTTGATGTCACCTATGAAAGCTACTTCATTTTCACGAAATCGTACAAGTATTCCAAGCAGACTGTTGAGCAAGTCTGGCCCCTTTGCCCAGTACTCATTAAGTACGTGACCCATGTAGTTTGCGCTACTGTTAAACACGATTCTAACGGGAGTAGATTTAGAGTCTGGTTTGAGCACCTCATGGTGCGAAATGTAATGGATAGGGCCTTTGTAATTGATAAGTTCCTCTTTGGTGAGTTTACGAGCGACCCCTCTTTGGACCATATCTCGAACTTGGTTGTCGTATACAGTTGCATGCTGGGTATTCTTTCCTAGTCTACGCTCAGTAGAATACAGCATAGATAGAGCCACTCGTCTATTGTCAGGAAGATCGGCTGGATCTTTAATCCATGGGTACTCTGCGAGCCATCTGTTGTCTTCAGCGTCAAACTTCATGTTTTTCTCTATCAGCTCGAGTTCCTTTTCTTCTTTGATACTGTAGTTTTTACTTCCGACAGGACAATGTCCGCATTTACAGCTTCCACAACGCGGAACACATTCAACGCCAagattttctattttgtagAAGTCTTCTACTTTTATAACATGCTGCACTCTAGCGTAACTGAGCTCATGTTTTTTAATTTCGTCTTTTATCGAAGGGTGTGTTCCTCCGATACAACGACCAAATCGATTCT
Proteins encoded in this window:
- the LOC136903629 gene encoding uncharacterized protein, encoding MYDPLGLAGPFTVRAKILMRHLWAHSEKLDWDDPIPEDNKQQWSAFFHELPEMNQVKFERCLKPSDAICNPVLIIFCDASEDAYGSCAYVRWQRQGGGFACNLIVSKNRLAPIKKMSIDKIELCGAVLSKRLKSFIAKECRYTFEKCYYVVDSQIVHAMIQKSSYGFNTFVATRIGEIQGGTNIEDWYWCESKFNIADWLTRGKKPSEIGLNSDWQEGPLFLKHLRASGLFLVIILKKEYLRQL
- the LOC136903630 gene encoding uncharacterized protein — translated: MALRKTAEMGSEQYPAAAKIVKDNTYMDDIIESTTDLPNAQKLMQNIETLIIKGSFKLKEWIYSRTSNGKKSIPNEPNVATEKVLGVNWDPNTDHLCFSAKLNFFRMGNVKYRKTILMIIRNSHHHLRSG